The genomic interval TTTGGTGTGGTTTCATCAGGCGGGACACTCCGGCTCTGGAAATGCGACGGAACAGCTGCTGGCACAGTGCAGGTGACCAGCTTTCCTTCCACTCCCGGCTTTAAACCGGCCATAATAAGCGGTCAGCTCGTTTTTCCGGCCTGGGATGGCACGGATAGTTATGAACTTTGGAAGACAACAGGTACTGCGGCCGGTACTACGATCATTAAAAATATAGGTGGACAGGATGGTGCCAATACTCTTATGCGTTTTGGTGCAACAATCCTGAACGGCTTCCTGTATTATACGATCGAAAATCCGGCTGGCCTGCATCTGGTCAGAACGGATGGGACTACTACCGGGACTGTTATCGTAAAATCTTTGTATAGCATGTCAGACGCGTATGTTGGTGGACTCACCCAGGCCGGCGGGTTGTTGTATTTCAGTGCTTACGAATATTCGGGTGATTCCCAGGAATTCCTTTGGAGGACCGACGGTACATCAGCCGGTACATTCAGGCTTGCCGGCTTCGATGGCCATCCGGATATCTCTAATTATATTTCCGGAGGAACTTACGCAGCAGGCCTGTTCTATTTCATACCATTTGATCCGGACAACGGTGACCAGTTATGGGTCAGCAACGGGACAGCCGCAGGCACACGCCTGGTCAAAGAAATTGGAGCATTATCCGGTAAGAGTGACAAAAGGCTACTTACGGCCGTTGGGAATATTGCCTACTTTACAGCATCCGATCAGGTACACGGAAAAGAGTTATGGCAGACAGACGGTTCAGATGCAGGCACCAGTATGGTTCAGGATTTTAACCTAAACGGAAGCTCAGGATTTAATAGTGTGACCAACTATAACGGAACGCTGCTTATGTCTGCCAATAATGGATCGGCCGGAGCAGAACTTTACAGATATCAGGCATTGCCTCCCGCTTCATTGCGGATCAATGCAGGCGGTGCAGCTTTTACCGCATCCGCGGGCCGCAGCTTTTCAGCCGACCAGTATTTCAGCGATACTACACAGCTCTCAGGAATACCCGTTGGTGACATCCTGAATACGGCCGACGACCAGTTATACCGGGAACAGCGCTTTGGTTCGACCTTTCAGTATAAAATTCCCGTTGCCAACGGACAAGTGAGCGTCGTACTGCATTTCGCCGAACTTTTCTGGGGAGTTCCGGGAAAAGGCGGTTCCGCCGGGACTGGCAAACGCAGGTTCCATGTTGATATGGAAGGAGCCAGAAAACTGACCAATTATGATATTTTCTCCGCGGCCGGTGGAGCGATGCGTGCCAGAACAGAAACATTTACTGTGAACGTAACAGATGGTATTTTAAATATTAACTTTCTGACCGGTGCAGCCGACAAACCGATTATTGCGGCTATTGAAGTCGTACCTACGCAGTTAGTTTTAGGGCCGCTTGGTGACGCCACAGTACGTAATACACCTAATAATGAAACTAATTTTGGCACCCTTGCAACTCTGGAAGTCAAGACCGGAAGCCTGGCCAGTTATGAGCGGAATGCTTACCTGAAATTCTCACTGGCAGGCATCAGCCAGGTAGGATCTGCCAAACTGCGCCTGTACGGTTCCAATGTACAAAACAGCGGTAATGTCAGCTTAGCTGCCTATGGTGTGCCAAGGGACAGCTGGGCAGAAACCGGCATTACCTGGTCGAACGCCCCGTTCATCCCAACAGAAGCAATCGGCTCAGTGAACGTAAACAATGCTGCTAAGTACTACGAAATCGATGTAACGGCATTTGTTAAATCCGAGCTTGCAGGGGACAAAATTGTCACCCTCTTCATAACGAACCCAACGAACCAGAATATTCAGCTAACTTTCAATAGCAGGGAAAATACCGCTAACCCGCCCCAGCTTATCATTAATGCCGTATCATCGCCAGCGGTAAGGGCCGGAGCTGAGGACGATATGACGGAAGTAGTGCCAAAGACACAGATTGAGGCTAACATAGAAACTGAGTTTGTAGCGTCCAGCCTATATCCAAACCCGGCAGGAAAACGCTTTACAGTAAATGTATCGGGCAAACATAAAGGAAATGTGGATTTGCAGCTGATCAATTTATCGGGCAAAACATTTCAGGTACAATCCTGGCAAGCAACTGCACCCGCATCTCTGCACGTTGCCTCAGCATCTCTGCATGAAGTGGACGTCACGCCCATGCAATTATCGAAAGGCATATACATTATGAAAATCCAATCCAAAACATTCACCGAGACTATTAAGGTGTTGCTGACAGAGTAGTAAGATAAATTAAAAACAACCTCCTTTTCGGAATAAACCAATTCTGAAAGGGAGGCTGTAATATCAAATAGGCGCCGGTTTATTCAAGAGGCAGGAAGATCTTGTTGTACCAATTTTGCAGCTTGTTCATCAACTCCTGTATTCTGATTGGTTTCCCCAGATAATCGTCCATACCAGCCTCAAGACAATCCTTCTCCGTATCCCCCATCATGTTGGCTGTCAGGGCAATGATAACCGGCTGTTTGACGATGGTTTGCCTGATAAGCCGTGTAGCTTCCAGACCATCCATAACCGGCATTTGCAGATCCATGAAGATAAGACCATATTCTTTTTGATTTGCAGCTTCAAGTGCCTCCTGCCCGTTGTTGACTATATCAGGTTCGTATCCAAGTTTACGCAGGATATTCAAAATCACCCGCTGATTCATTTTGTTGTCCTCGGCTACCAGCAACCTGAATGGGTGTTTTTGATAAAAATCCGTGAATAATTTCTTTTGCACAAAAGCTTCGGAACCGCTCGGTATTTGTTTCTGAAGTGCGTTAAGAATATGTTTACCTATAACATGCTGTCTGGCTGGTTTGTTAAGAACAGAAGCAAAAAGACCGTATTGATCCCCAACAAACTCCTTGCCGATAGAACTGAGCAGGACAATAGGAAGGTTAGGAAACGACTGTTTTATACTTTTTGCGAGCATCAATCCATCCATTTGTGGCATCTGCATGTCTGTGAGTACCAGCTTAATGGCCGGATTTTCCTGTAATAATTGTAGTGCATCCACCCCATTATCAGCCATTATCGGTTGCAGGTTCCAGGACTCAAACTGCCGTTTTAAAATTGCCAGGTTTGTTGCATTATCATCCACTACAAGGATTTGTTTTCCCTGATGTGCCGCCATATCATACTGAATATAAGGCTCTAAAAGTTTGGTACCTTTCCGGGTATTTATGGTAAATGAAAAAGTAGAGCCTACTTGCGGTTCGCTGGCCACATGGAATTCTCCACCCATTAAACGTACCAACTTTTCGGAAATCGCAAGTCCCAGCCCTGTTCCGCCATATTTACGCGTGGTTGAGGAATCTACCTGTGAAAATGCTTTAAAGAGACTTGCCAGTTTATCTTCCGCTATACCAATACCGGTATCTTTTACCGCAAACATCAGATTCAATTCTTCCTGTTGATCTTTTTTATGCAAATTGATAAAAATGCAAACTTCCCCTTGCTGCGTAAACTTAAGTGCATTGCCAACAAGATTGATAAGTACCTGCCTGAGGCGTAATGAATCTCCAACGATTTGTAAAGGCACCTGCTCGTCAATATCATATACCAGGTCAATTCCAAGTTTTGTCGCCCCGGCCCCAAAAATGTCCAGAACATCCTCCACACACTGACGCAGGTTGAAATCTTCGGTCTCCATGTCGAGTTTACCCGATTCAATTTTCGAAAAATCAAGGATATCGTTCAGCACATTGATCAATGCATCACCACATGTTGCAATAGTATCGGTAAACATACGCTGCTCCTCAGAAAGCGACGTTTCCTGTAACAGGGCAGCCATTCCGATAACCCCATTCATAGGCGTCCGGATCTCATGGCTCATAGTGGCCAGGAATATACTTTTTGCCTGATTCGCCTTCTCAGCTTCCTCCCGGGATTTTTCAAGCTCAACGTTGGACGCCTGCAGGAGCGTATTGGCCTGTTTCAAATTTTCTTCACTGATTTTCCGTTCATGCGAAAGCTGGGCTTCGTTTTCAAGATCAGCCATCTTAATCATCTGCTGAATATGAATATCACTGTATTTTTGCATCATATAAGCCCATAAGCCACTTATCACGAAGATGACTGCTGCCAGAAAGATATGGATTCCAAAAGTAACCATATCAAAATAGTCCAGCCTGGTGAAATAAATTTGAGTAAAACCCGAGTTTTGCAGGTAACCGAAAACGGCATGATGAACCAATACAACGATCATCATGGGAATCTGCAGTTTCCATTTTTGATAAGTTATTAGTACGGCACTTCCAATAAAAGCGTAAAAGTGCATTTCAAAGAGTCCGTGCATCTGGTAGATATACTGAGCCATGAAAATTGCCAGAACCACACTCAGGACATACTGGTAAAGATCCGATGAGGGCAGTACGATCTTGGCTGAGTAATAGGCCAGCAAGGAAAGCCCGCCTACACCAAAAGCAATAAGCCAGGTATCATAAAAGGACGCAAAAACAAGCCCCATCAGGAAGTATCCTATCAGGAAATAATTCATAAGCTTGTCCGATCTTTCTTTTAGCCCTAAGACAAGTGAAGCGGTGTTATTACCGGATGGATTGAGATAATACTCCATGATTGTACCTAAAACAAGTTTTAATTTTTACAATAAGGCAGGCTACAGCCATAAGATTTTGAATTCAGGGGATCCAATATGTTACCAGATTTATTACTCAAAAGGCCTGTCAGTGCAATCTTGGCAAAATTGGTTTTCTCATCTGTACAATAGCGGCTGCGGTTATAGTTGCCCCTGTAATATAACTTCCGGTCAGGATTAAGGATCACTGCCTGCGGCGTGGAATATACTCCGCAGTATCCTGCGATATCCTGGTCAAATAAAACTTTCAGGTTTGTACCAAATTTGTTTCGAATCGCCTCAGCAGTGTAACTCTTCTTACTCATCACAACTACTACAAAAGTGACTTCACTCCTGTATTGCCGGACAAGTGATTGAAAATGTTTGATATTAAAACGGGAACACGGACAATCCGGATTGAAAAAATGGATAAAAACAGGCTTTTCCTTTTCATAGCCTGAAAGCCCATGAAAATCAATAACATGCCCAATGGAGACTGGTATATAATTTTTCGGGACAGGCGTAGGCAATTGATAAACCCAGTCATTATACCAGAAGAGTGATATTGCCCCAAATAACAGAACTAAAAGCCACAGGCTTAGAATCCATTTTCTTAACATTTTATAATTAACGTTTGTGTATAGTAAATACAAATTTGAATAAATTCTATATAATTAAAAAATTATTTTATGAATTATATAGAAATAATACGCGTTCGGTAAAGATCTTTATTATAAAAAATCATTAAAAATTGGTGATGGAATGTTTTCAGGGGCATTATTTATGGTAGCATGTAAATTGAAAATTACTGTAAAAAAATAGCATCAATCATAATCCAATTGATTTATAAACCAATTCTTCGTAATACATTTATGGTATAACACGGTAATTTCTTCTGGTTAGGATAATGGCTGCCATCGCATTACACAGACCGGCAAAAGCTGATGCACGTTATTGCTAAACTGCCACAAATTATTCTACACGTCATCATTCAGGGAAAATCTGAGCTCCTGACCCTTGGTGCTATACGGATGGGAATTCAGCCTGCCAGCAGCATTGAGCTGTGGGCAAAGCAGCCTGGATGTGAATTAAAAGATATGAACAAATAAAAAAGTCTAAAAAGTCATTACATGCTTTGATTAAAACTGTACTGCAAGAAAATATCTGGGTAATTTCCAATTAAGAGTCAAATTATCCACTTATTAAGCATTGTAAATAGTGGCGCTAAAAAGTTTCAGCAGCACCAAAGAAAAGCGCTTTGACGATCCTGTGATTGTCAAAGCGCTTTCAATTTTTTTAACTGAAAAGAATTAAACTCCCAGGCTCCAGCCATCGCGGTAATTGCGGCGAACAAACTGGTTTACTTCATCGAAGTTGGTTACTTTCATATTTTGTGCATCCCAAAGCATCTTCATATTACTTCCCGGATAAGTGAAGCCTTTTCCATCTTCTCTCGCCTTTGGCATGTCTGCACCACGGATTGCCAGGTTTGCTCCCAGGATCGCTTCGGTCAACGGGCCGGCCAGGTCGAATGGCGAGCTCAGTTCCATTTTACCATAACCCGCGATACAGCCTTCCACCCATTGTGCATAGTGGCCATCAGCGCTTCCAGGTACGCGGGCAAATTTCTGTTTCACTTTTACTTCCTGCATTTTGCTTAGCGGAAGCAAGCGCGGATCGGCTGCGTATTCGCTGGCCATCATCTTGCCTTTTGAACCTACAAACAAAATACCGCTGTTTCCGTCTCCGAACAATTCGTTCGGGCCAAGTTCTTCCGGACGCTCCGGTTTGATACCGCCGTCCATCCAGTGCATGGTTACAGGCCCTTTTGTTTTTGGTGTTTTCGGAAAAGTAAGTGTCGCGTGGCTCGACGGCGGGCAGCTGTCAGGAAAAATACCTCTTTTGCCAAATGCCGTAAAAACACTTCCTACACTTGCCTGCATATCCGTTGCATATTTCAGTCCAAGCACCCGGAACGGAGCTTCCATCAGGTGGCATCCCAGGTCACCCAGTGCGCCGGTTCCGTAGTCCCACCATCCTCTCCAGCTTCCCGGGATCAGGTTTTCTACATAGTCTTTTTTCGGCGCGGTACCCAGCCATAAATCCCAGTCAAGTTCTTTCGGAACTGGTGGTTTATCGGTTGGCCAGGGTATGCCTTGTGGCCAGATCGGCCGGTTGGTCCAGATATAAACCGTATCCACGTCACCTATTATGCCGGCATCATACCATTCATGCAATGTTCGCACGCCGTCACCTGATGAACCCTGGTTTCCCATTTGGGTCACCACTTTATATTTCGCTGCTGCTTCCGTCAGTTTTCTGGCTTCGTAAATGTCGTGCGTCATCGGTTTTTGCAGATAGACGTGCTTTCCGAGCTGCATCGCCGCCATGGCTACCACCGCATGGGTATGATCAGGCGTGGAAACTGAAACGGCATCAAAGTTCTTTGATTCCTTGTCGAACATTTCCCGGAAGTCCTTATAATATTTGGCTTTGGGGAAATTGGTAATGCTGGTCGTAGCACGGCGATCGTCGACATCGCATAAGTAAGCAATGTCTGCTTTGCCGCTTTTAAAAAAATGAGAAAGATCGGACGTTCCTTTGCCACCGACCCCAACACCGGCAACGGTCAGCCTGTCACTTGGCGCTATAAAGCCTTTTCCGCCCAATACATGCCGCGGGACAATCATAAAACCAGCTGCAGTTATGCCCGCCGCTTTAACAAAGTCTCTCCGGGAAGCAGTCGACTTTTCACTTGTTGTACCTTTTATTTCCATTTCGGGTTTTGGTTTAGTGCTTTTTGCAGTAGAAAATCCAGCCTTTATTCCTTGTTTTTTGAAAACACATTATTTTGTTAAGCAGATATTTTCAATAATTTACTCAAAAATAATTTACCAAGGTTGCTTTCTGGTGCTGAAACAGGCTGGCTTCTCTATTCAACTATGCCTGGATTCTGTTACTTAAAGGAAGCAGTTCACTAAGCACTTATACGCAGGCACCAATTGTTATCCCTCTATGTGGGAACTCTTGCCATAAGGTGGATATGGCACAAAATATTATTTTTCTAAAAGTATTAAATTTCAGTTATTCAAAAAATAACATTGTACTATTACGCTAATAACTGTAATCGGATTAATTAATAATTTATGCCCTGACGGAATGCCATTTTATACACTTTTTTGCCGGGAATAGCTTTATATGAAGAAATCTTTAAAAGGCCTGGTTTTTATTTGGTTTGCCTTAATTTGGTTTTTCCCTGTTTCCGGACAGGATCTTTCAGGCTACTGGCAGGGGATGGACTTTGGCCCAAGACCGAATGCCGTCACTTTCTGGCCCACCACGATGGAGCTCACCCAAAATGGCAACACGATCAATGGAAATTGTTTTCAGCAGGTTACAAGCCAGACACCTTATTTTGTACTCTGGAATATCAGTGGCGCCTCAGTGAACATGAATGCAGGTGAAATGGTTTTTTCACAAATTACAGGGATGCACATTGCTGATTTTGCCCTGCTCTGTTACAGCAAATTTTCTTTTACATATTATCCCGAAGAAGAAAGAATACTGGGAATGAGGGAGTTTGATTGCGGCATGAAGCTTACAATGGATTTGTACAGACTCAGGCTCAAAACGCGCGATACTTATTGCGCAGGAGAAATGGCAACAATGGAAGTGACAGGAAAAGATGTTCGCTGGTATCCTGACATACAAAAATCGAAATTGCTGCACAGCGGTAATTCCTATGAAACACAGGTAACTCGCACCGACACTTTTTATGTAACGCAGACCTTCCACGACACAGAAACGCCCCCTGTACCCGTAATAATTAAAGTTAGCGAGCCCAAAATCCAGGACGTGCAGGTGACACCTGCCAGCTGCGATGCCGATAACGGCACAATTTCAGTAACGGCCACAGGCGATGCACCAATGAATTACAGTCTGGAATACGGCATGTACCAGTCATCCCCCGTGTTTACGG from Dyadobacter sp. NIV53 carries:
- a CDS encoding ELWxxDGT repeat protein gives rise to the protein MKKNYLCLVLLSLLSIVSKAQTIDLVKDINTEGTYRGIRTKEAVTAGGLYFALAYDEINKLNLWRSDGTAAGTYVLTELPEIIDVPPKNLTAAGTNVFFVALYDGRYWLFRSDGTKSGTLPLHPVYSSAYEKLDIFEYKGAVYFSAYDGTTENLWKTNGTVTGTVKVKSFPSAPFGSTGPYDFFQFNGFMYFLIQTGSGQNATYRLWKSDGTTTATVSGPVFSSSFKPVVLNGYMYYSDGKTLMRTDGNTVTTIKGAFATAGSPVLAGSTIYFPAGQQYTDTELWKSDGTTSGTVRVKDIYSGAGNGSEPTLLTNVNGTLFFAARTSAEGYELWKSNGSDAGTVLVSDLDPAVEVQFDRMFAIGKQAVFLTGYGSGQTLWKSNGTNTGTQKVAEFPVSNPVNVSGNVFFNGVSSSGSQLYKSDFIARTIRITTLFPPGSYPGNFANFNGVRYMPADDGINGRELWKTDGTSAGTVLVKDVIPGQAGSNPEQLTKVNGNLFFVSNEKEIWKTNGTAAGTVLVKNVVQAASDHIEGLIDVNGVLYFGVVSSGGTLRLWKCDGTAAGTVQVTSFPSTPGFKPAIISGQLVFPAWDGTDSYELWKTTGTAAGTTIIKNIGGQDGANTLMRFGATILNGFLYYTIENPAGLHLVRTDGTTTGTVIVKSLYSMSDAYVGGLTQAGGLLYFSAYEYSGDSQEFLWRTDGTSAGTFRLAGFDGHPDISNYISGGTYAAGLFYFIPFDPDNGDQLWVSNGTAAGTRLVKEIGALSGKSDKRLLTAVGNIAYFTASDQVHGKELWQTDGSDAGTSMVQDFNLNGSSGFNSVTNYNGTLLMSANNGSAGAELYRYQALPPASLRINAGGAAFTASAGRSFSADQYFSDTTQLSGIPVGDILNTADDQLYREQRFGSTFQYKIPVANGQVSVVLHFAELFWGVPGKGGSAGTGKRRFHVDMEGARKLTNYDIFSAAGGAMRARTETFTVNVTDGILNINFLTGAADKPIIAAIEVVPTQLVLGPLGDATVRNTPNNETNFGTLATLEVKTGSLASYERNAYLKFSLAGISQVGSAKLRLYGSNVQNSGNVSLAAYGVPRDSWAETGITWSNAPFIPTEAIGSVNVNNAAKYYEIDVTAFVKSELAGDKIVTLFITNPTNQNIQLTFNSRENTANPPQLIINAVSSPAVRAGAEDDMTEVVPKTQIEANIETEFVASSLYPNPAGKRFTVNVSGKHKGNVDLQLINLSGKTFQVQSWQATAPASLHVASASLHEVDVTPMQLSKGIYIMKIQSKTFTETIKVLLTE
- a CDS encoding response regulator, encoding MEYYLNPSGNNTASLVLGLKERSDKLMNYFLIGYFLMGLVFASFYDTWLIAFGVGGLSLLAYYSAKIVLPSSDLYQYVLSVVLAIFMAQYIYQMHGLFEMHFYAFIGSAVLITYQKWKLQIPMMIVVLVHHAVFGYLQNSGFTQIYFTRLDYFDMVTFGIHIFLAAVIFVISGLWAYMMQKYSDIHIQQMIKMADLENEAQLSHERKISEENLKQANTLLQASNVELEKSREEAEKANQAKSIFLATMSHEIRTPMNGVIGMAALLQETSLSEEQRMFTDTIATCGDALINVLNDILDFSKIESGKLDMETEDFNLRQCVEDVLDIFGAGATKLGIDLVYDIDEQVPLQIVGDSLRLRQVLINLVGNALKFTQQGEVCIFINLHKKDQQEELNLMFAVKDTGIGIAEDKLASLFKAFSQVDSSTTRKYGGTGLGLAISEKLVRLMGGEFHVASEPQVGSTFSFTINTRKGTKLLEPYIQYDMAAHQGKQILVVDDNATNLAILKRQFESWNLQPIMADNGVDALQLLQENPAIKLVLTDMQMPQMDGLMLAKSIKQSFPNLPIVLLSSIGKEFVGDQYGLFASVLNKPARQHVIGKHILNALQKQIPSGSEAFVQKKLFTDFYQKHPFRLLVAEDNKMNQRVILNILRKLGYEPDIVNNGQEALEAANQKEYGLIFMDLQMPVMDGLEATRLIRQTIVKQPVIIALTANMMGDTEKDCLEAGMDDYLGKPIRIQELMNKLQNWYNKIFLPLE
- a CDS encoding redoxin domain-containing protein, which encodes MLRKWILSLWLLVLLFGAISLFWYNDWVYQLPTPVPKNYIPVSIGHVIDFHGLSGYEKEKPVFIHFFNPDCPCSRFNIKHFQSLVRQYRSEVTFVVVVMSKKSYTAEAIRNKFGTNLKVLFDQDIAGYCGVYSTPQAVILNPDRKLYYRGNYNRSRYCTDEKTNFAKIALTGLLSNKSGNILDPLNSKSYGCSLPYCKN
- a CDS encoding Gfo/Idh/MocA family protein; the encoded protein is MEIKGTTSEKSTASRRDFVKAAGITAAGFMIVPRHVLGGKGFIAPSDRLTVAGVGVGGKGTSDLSHFFKSGKADIAYLCDVDDRRATTSITNFPKAKYYKDFREMFDKESKNFDAVSVSTPDHTHAVVAMAAMQLGKHVYLQKPMTHDIYEARKLTEAAAKYKVVTQMGNQGSSGDGVRTLHEWYDAGIIGDVDTVYIWTNRPIWPQGIPWPTDKPPVPKELDWDLWLGTAPKKDYVENLIPGSWRGWWDYGTGALGDLGCHLMEAPFRVLGLKYATDMQASVGSVFTAFGKRGIFPDSCPPSSHATLTFPKTPKTKGPVTMHWMDGGIKPERPEELGPNELFGDGNSGILFVGSKGKMMASEYAADPRLLPLSKMQEVKVKQKFARVPGSADGHYAQWVEGCIAGYGKMELSSPFDLAGPLTEAILGANLAIRGADMPKAREDGKGFTYPGSNMKMLWDAQNMKVTNFDEVNQFVRRNYRDGWSLGV